tgctcTAGCAATATACTATTAATTTTGTAATGTGTCTCAATGAATATCTAGATTATTTGGGACCAGAAACCTTTTTCTCTTAGTCATACATAACCAGGGTTCTATATTCTGTGAGTCATTGATGGTGATAACTCCTCTCAACTTTGGCTGGCATTCTTTTCAGCCTTTCCACTGTTGTTAAAAGTGTGCTTCAGAGCACTTAAAGCTCAAAGCCTCAAGGTCTAAGCACTTTGCTTGGCCAAAGTAAAAGCTCATTCAATGAAGCACACCTCTAGCACACTTTTCTAGTGCTTTTTGAAGAAGCACATATCATGCCTAGgcaagtttaatttattttagtttttgtttttttgataagtagtttagtttttgtttattttttcctgGTGGACTAAACAATATATGAATCATTAAATATTACTGCTTGATCTTGAAGCAGATGACATGGACCCCTAATTTATTATACAAACGCTATTCTTAAGGTGCTGTAtgcacaaaaaatttattagtttacATATCAGAAGACAAGAACAAGGATAATTAGTTACCTAGGAAAATCTTTTAAAACTTGGTCCTTTTGGTGTGGGTAATTACATAATGttgttaatttttcatattaaatgTACTTTCCTGGTTTTGATGTTGTGTGTTTTGATGCCAATTTTGGTCGGGCAGGATTCGTCGTGGTCATCAGGTTTACCAACAAGTCTGTGCATCTTGCCATTCTATGTCACTTATATCATATCGTGATTTGGTGGGTGTCGCATATACAGAAGAGGAGGTAAAGGCTATGGCAGCCGAGATTGAAGTCGTTGATGGGCCTAATGACGAGGGTGAGATGTTTACACGCCCTGGTAAACTCAGTGATCGTTTTCCTCAGCCATATTCAAATGAACAAGCGGCTAGGTTTGCTAATGGAGGGGCCTATCCTCCAGATCTAAGTCTTATCACCAAAGTAACTCCTGTCTTTTGCTTAATACTTGTTCAAAAGCTATGTTATTCATCCCATAAGTCTCTTACCTTTGGTCCTTTCAGGCTCGTCACAATGGTCAGAACTATGTGTTTTCCCTTCTAACTGGTTACCGTGATCCTCCCGCTGGTGTTTCGGtatattcttttctctcttctacACTTTTTTATGGTAGATATGAACAAATGGTGTCTGAAGTAGTCAACACAATCTTAATGTTATATTTGTAATCTTGGTTGAAAAAGCCAGTGTGAACTCTTGCACTATCTTTGAGGGATCCATTTTTGTGGTCTAGCAGTACCTTTCTTTTGGTGCAAGATGTATCTTGTGCTTCTCTTCTTCATCTCAGATTTGAGTGTAACAGTATGGAAAGGAGAATTAATttaggcgaaaatgcacttttggtccttaAATTTTGGGCCGATTctcaatttggttcctaaatTGATTTCACTCCTAAAATAGTCCCGGATTTCAAAAAATCgattttattttggtccctgcTGTCAACCCCGTAACAGAAAAAGCTGAGGTGGCAAACGGAATGCACTGTGTGCACAgtaaatgctgacatggctattaaaataatattgaaaaattttatttagcatTTATTAAATGCCATGTCAACATTTAAAATGACCcatcagcatttaaattaataaaaaaaagtataaaaaaaatctaattaaaaaataataatttaataatattaaaaaaaacaacagcaacatgaaaattaaaataatctaggattttattttcttgtattttcttaGCAAATAATGATGCAAAAATTCATACAAAATCCCTATCCTCCACCAAATCCTCCAACATCAAACCCTCGTGAAAAAACCAACCtagaaaaatcatcaaaccTCCAACCtagaaaaatcatcaaacccacatgtaaaaaccaaacccaaaaatttaaaacaaaccaACACCAACAGGGAAAAACAAACCCAGGtcagagagagagtttttttttttttttttgagaagcaggTCAGAGAGAGAGTTCTCTGGACTGGACTCGGTCAGGACATGCACGACGATATGAAGAGAGTCTCCAAGGAATTCATGGACTCGATCAGGAGGAACAAGGTGGGTTTCTGGGTGGATCGAAgagagttttgttttatttggctTCACAACCACTGATCtgggctctaataccaaatCGGTGACATCCGGTGCCTCAGGAGGAAGAGCTTGTTAGCGAGCACAAGGTGCGGTTGTTGAGTTCCTCCACGGCGGCTGTCGACTCGATGGCTGACTCACTGAGTCTTGAACGAGatgggttttctttctttttggcctTTTCGATTTCTCTCTTGACTCTGTGTAGGGATTTTGGAATGGTTCTTATTCTGATCTCACACTGGGGAGGggaaattaagaaatatataataaagtaaaaataaatattagattgatgttttttttttttaattgtttgacatggaattttaaattaattagatttaaggtttctctttaaatttaattttcttaaaaaaaaattctgaggtggatttaaaaaaaattaaaatctgacatggcatttaaaaaatgagaagtaaatttttttattattattattattttaatagccTCGTCAGCATTTACTGTGCACACTGTGCATTCCGTTTGCCATCTCAGCTTTTTCTGTTTCTGGCTTTGACGGCAGAGACCAAAATAAAATCGATTTTTTGAAATCAGGGACTGACTTAGGAGCGAAATCAatttagggatcaaattgagaATCGCCCCAAAATGTAGgtaccaaaagtgcattttcgccatTAGTTTATTATAGTATCTTTCATTGCATCCTCTAGATTATAGTCACCATTGGTGGTTTGCTTTGTTTCTCACTGTATATGGTTGTCTTATTTGCATTAATCCTAAAGATGATATGCAAATTATGGGTGGAGTGATGTCTTATATGTCACGGATGTCATCTGGCTTCCCATTAACGTTTATGAATATTTATGTCCATTGGAATTTTTGCAGTGTAAAACCTTCTAACTGCATAGCAATTTTAACTGGTATTTGTATTGTAGATTCGGGAGGGCTTGCATTATAATCCTTATTTTCCTGGGGGAGCAATTGCTATGCCTAAAATGCTTAATGATGGTGCTGTTGAGTATGAGGATGGTACCCCTGCAACAGAAGCTCAGGTTTGTCTACCCCTTAACATATCTACCTTGAGTAACAAGAAGCTCCTTGCTGTAAGTGCTCATTATCAAATGTTTTCTTGAGAATAAAGCTCACTCTTCTTTCATGCTGGGATGCAGATGGGGAAAGATGTTGTGTCATTCTTGTCATGGGCTGCAGAACCTGAAATGGAAGAGAGGAAATTGGTATGTGCTGCTAAATCATGTTTTTCATAATGTGAAATACAATATTTTGTTTATGCCAGTTTGTacttatgttttattttttggatgttGACATTTTGCATGTTCAAATGTAGATGGGATTTAAATGGATATTCGTACTGTCACTGGCGCTACTACAAGCTGCTTATTACCGTCGCATGAAGTGGTCTGTTCTTAAGTCTCGCAAGCTGGTTCTTGATGTTGTCAATTAGCTTCCATCTGTTTTCCATTCTACCTTTGCTTTGAGGGGGCAACTTCAATCGAAAATAATTATGAATCAGATCTAGGTTTTTCTTGCCATGTTAAATTGGCTCCAATTGGTAAATTGCTAATGGAGTGACCTGAAGATCcttttttgagtttgagataAAAATAAGCTACTCCATATACATGATCTGCCATTGTGGTCTACGGACTCTTAGTTTTGCTTGAGTTTCTGTATGAGTTCCAAATTATCCAGGGTGGATTGTAGTAttcaaaatttgttaaaaaattgtcattttattttggGGGTTTTTGCAACGCAATCAGTGATATAAGAAAAGTGAGGAGCAATGGGCAATATCCCCCattcaaaaacaagtgatgtCTCTGCTATTTTACATATCATGAATCGGTGTTTCGCTAGATTGATGTTTAGTCAGTTGATAAGGTCATAATACGCTACTACAACGTTAAATAATACCTGGCTTCAAATCTTTATAGTTTTGGCTGGTTTTTCAAGAATTCATACATTTTAGATTTCATGTTCCTGTCCATGCGGGTTCAGACTTAAAGAGTTGGGACATTTCCATTATTATCATTACTTTAACTTAACAGGGGCTTttcggggaaaaaaaaagggtgcaGGTCTGTCTCATTTTCATGGTAATGACTAATGAGGGCCTTCAGCACTCAGGAACAAGAATGTTTGGTTTGGATTTCCTTTTCTAAAGTCACAGTGATTGTGATTTGTGACTGACTCATGCGAGGGGAACGAGATTCCACGTTAATATTGTTTTTATGATTGAATGGAGGGAACTGTATTCCACACTGATTTTGGTGTCTTTAATAATAGCACCAACCCCTCTTTATCAATTGGAACTCACATTGGGATACCACTTGTGGCACTTCATGAGAGGATAGTAGTGGGTGAGCAAATCAAGCTACTGTGAAAAATGAGGATAGTGCCATCCTTAGGATATACTTTCGAAATGCTATCAAATTCGGAATTTGCGTCATCTCTCCTCCAATGCGATTGTTACTGGTCCTTAATGGcatgtttgggagtttagagagggaggagagtagaggggagtagaggggaggaaagtagtggggaggagagtagaggagaatgattaccctccaccttgtttgaatgtttttataattagtaagggggaagggagtaagcATCATTCCCtcgtttttaacattgtaattttataaatataataaggataaattaggtaatttactttatcaataattttatgtgctctactctccctccaaatctctccaatttgggggaataaaaaatgaggggttggaggtagttgaaaccctttcaaacccctccaaacccctcccctccttccttaaaaaactcccaaacaaggtaattgaattactccccttccctctactctactccccctccttttttaaacatccaaacaggccataaatcGGGTTGGGAAGAAACTCATGTTTATGGCCTGAAGGTATCGCCTTGCAAACCCGAAAGACCCAGTATGTCCCGTAATATACAGGCCAGGAAGTCCACT
This genomic stretch from Castanea sativa cultivar Marrone di Chiusa Pesio chromosome 1, ASM4071231v1 harbors:
- the LOC142627656 gene encoding cytochrome c1-2, heme protein, mitochondrial — protein: MAGGVFHQLLRRKLQSRSKAPPLLSSLISKKEEAGSSSTKSLRALALLGAGISGLLSFGTIAASADEAEHGLDCPNYPWPHQGILSSYDHASIRRGHQVYQQVCASCHSMSLISYRDLVGVAYTEEEVKAMAAEIEVVDGPNDEGEMFTRPGKLSDRFPQPYSNEQAARFANGGAYPPDLSLITKARHNGQNYVFSLLTGYRDPPAGVSIREGLHYNPYFPGGAIAMPKMLNDGAVEYEDGTPATEAQMGKDVVSFLSWAAEPEMEERKLMGFKWIFVLSLALLQAAYYRRMKWSVLKSRKLVLDVVN